A region from the Geobacter benzoatilyticus genome encodes:
- a CDS encoding LexA family protein → MAFPVITQPQTMGRRIKEIRLKKGLTQKEFADSLGIVQGFLSGIEREKKTPSDTLLIALCNLYEINPSWLASGEGEMYRSQHRAAQANIAGSRGIPILERIGSGFPLNIEEGDIRDHAALPGIAEGSYALVAYGDFMAPTIRDGDMVIFRPGGSPENGTVVLVTNRWGEPILRRYRIKNGDIVYSPDNATYSPFSPAPETRIIGTVTEVWRKVKL, encoded by the coding sequence ATGGCTTTCCCCGTCATCACCCAGCCCCAAACAATGGGCCGAAGAATCAAGGAAATTCGGCTTAAAAAGGGTTTGACCCAGAAAGAGTTTGCCGATTCTCTCGGAATAGTCCAGGGATTTCTCAGCGGTATCGAGCGGGAAAAGAAAACCCCGTCGGACACCCTGTTAATCGCCCTTTGCAATCTCTATGAAATAAATCCCTCCTGGCTCGCATCGGGCGAAGGGGAAATGTACCGGTCGCAACATCGCGCCGCGCAGGCCAATATCGCAGGGAGCCGGGGAATTCCAATCCTGGAAAGGATCGGGAGCGGGTTCCCCCTCAACATAGAAGAGGGCGACATCCGTGATCACGCGGCCCTTCCCGGCATTGCGGAGGGGTCGTACGCCCTGGTAGCTTATGGCGATTTCATGGCTCCAACCATACGGGACGGCGATATGGTCATCTTCAGGCCGGGGGGAAGCCCCGAAAACGGTACTGTAGTTCTGGTGACAAACCGGTGGGGGGAGCCGATCCTGCGCCGGTACCGGATCAAAAACGGCGATATCGTCTACTCCCCGGACAACGCCACCTACTCACCGTTCAGCCCTGCGCCGGAAACGCGCATCATCGGCACCGTGACAGAGGTGTGGCGCAAGGTGAAACTGTAG